In Stieleria varia, one genomic interval encodes:
- a CDS encoding TIGR03936 family radical SAM-associated protein, which produces MKSPELEITNNDDAQESPELLRVRYRIRFSKTDLLRWTSHRDLARLWERLLRRAQLNLSMTEGFHPKPRVGFPSALALGTESLDEVVEIDLAEELAPQVLLDRLADDHQPGLTIKSVQRIPVEAGKAKLQRSDFQVALPDGVSPDELRSNIEQFLGQETVTIMRKDKPLTVSVKKQINNVMIENGMLMFSLIAADAASLRPSDVLDLLSASDWIERGTKITRSAVILAKECEPNSDAPLAVATSLPASDPPTAN; this is translated from the coding sequence ATGAAATCACCCGAACTCGAAATCACGAACAACGACGACGCTCAGGAATCACCTGAGTTGCTGCGGGTTCGGTATCGAATTCGCTTTTCAAAAACGGACCTTCTGCGTTGGACCAGCCACCGTGACTTGGCTCGTTTGTGGGAACGTCTGCTGCGGCGTGCCCAGTTGAACTTGTCGATGACGGAAGGCTTTCACCCCAAGCCACGCGTTGGTTTCCCCTCCGCACTCGCGTTGGGCACCGAGAGTCTGGACGAAGTCGTCGAAATCGACTTGGCCGAAGAGCTGGCCCCACAAGTGCTGTTGGATCGGCTGGCCGATGACCATCAGCCCGGCTTGACCATCAAGAGCGTGCAACGCATCCCTGTGGAGGCGGGCAAGGCCAAACTGCAGCGAAGCGATTTTCAGGTCGCGTTGCCCGATGGCGTTAGTCCCGACGAACTGCGATCAAACATCGAACAGTTCCTCGGTCAAGAAACCGTGACGATCATGCGTAAGGACAAGCCGCTGACCGTCTCGGTGAAAAAACAAATCAACAACGTGATGATCGAAAACGGAATGCTGATGTTTTCGCTCATCGCCGCCGATGCCGCATCGCTACGTCCGAGCGATGTGCTGGATCTCTTGTCCGCTAGCGACTGGATCGAGCGTGGCACCAAGATCACGAGATCGGCCGTGATCCTCGCTAAAGAATGCGAGCCCAATTCGGACGCTCCCCTTGCCGTGGCGACTTCGCTCCCAGCGAGCGATCCGCCAACGGCCAACTGA